From one Flavobacteriales bacterium genomic stretch:
- a CDS encoding carboxypeptidase-like regulatory domain-containing protein, which yields MTDSQSNRLDMYIIVNNFYLANQPDIDAVPARTTAFGQLQSNIVAINKQIGSQSTNTSGVAQDKTALRDTLDNMTNSVLQPCKAWAIAIGNNTLAAEFDYPISEIQKIKDDIMQGFCEYRIGLVSANLVAMADYGIDPTIVTSWQDALNVYVAVLESPREAVNARHLHTETLKDLISQTQELLTQQLDPLMIPFRSTNPELYNAYKQARIIINRKGSSGKPITPKPNSIYISGNVSDLNTLAPIENATVSAKSSGTAAFITTTTNADGNFKLELTDIPDNGIFIGTLEASATEYYPESVAVELGAGKTYTYDFKLNLIVIP from the coding sequence ATGACAGATTCACAATCCAATCGCCTCGACATGTATATCATCGTCAACAACTTCTATTTGGCCAATCAGCCAGACATCGATGCGGTTCCTGCTCGCACAACCGCCTTTGGGCAGCTCCAGTCAAACATCGTTGCCATCAATAAACAGATCGGCTCTCAGTCAACCAACACCTCAGGTGTCGCGCAGGATAAGACCGCCCTCCGCGATACCCTCGATAACATGACCAACTCCGTATTGCAACCGTGCAAGGCATGGGCCATTGCCATAGGCAACAATACCTTGGCTGCCGAGTTCGACTACCCCATCAGCGAAATTCAAAAGATAAAGGACGATATCATGCAGGGCTTCTGCGAATACCGTATTGGCCTCGTCAGTGCCAACCTTGTTGCCATGGCAGATTACGGGATAGACCCTACGATCGTTACCTCATGGCAAGATGCCTTGAATGTCTACGTGGCCGTACTCGAAAGTCCTCGAGAAGCAGTGAATGCACGCCACCTTCATACCGAGACGCTAAAAGACCTCATCTCGCAGACGCAAGAGCTGTTAACACAACAGCTAGACCCGCTTATGATTCCCTTCAGATCAACGAACCCGGAATTATATAACGCCTACAAACAGGCACGCATCATCATTAATCGCAAAGGCTCTTCGGGTAAACCAATAACTCCAAAACCCAACTCCATCTACATCTCTGGCAACGTTTCTGACCTGAACACCTTGGCTCCTATCGAGAATGCCACGGTTTCAGCCAAATCATCCGGTACCGCTGCTTTCATCACCACCACTACCAATGCGGACGGAAACTTCAAGCTCGAGCTCACAGACATTCCAGATAACGGCATCTTCATCGGAACATTGGAAGCTTCTGCAACGGAGTATTACCCAGAATCTGTGGCAGTGGAACTTGGCGCAGGCAAAACCTACACTTACGATTTTAAACTGAACCTGATCGTGATTCCTTAG